In bacterium, the sequence GCGAACGCGATCTTCGACGCGTCGTCCGCGTGCGCGAACATCGACTCGCCGAAGAAGGCTCGCCCGAGCGAAACCCCGTAGAGCCCCCCGACCAGCCGCTCCCCCCCGCCCTCTTCCTGCCAGGCCTCCACGCTGTGCGCGAAGCCGAGCGCGTGCAGACGGCAATAGGCGTCGACCATGTCGGGGGTGATCCAGGTGCCGTCCTGATCGGGACGCGGCGTCTCGCGGCACGCGCGAATCACGTCGGGGAACGCTTCGTCCATCGAGATCCGATACGGCACCGCGCGCAGCCGCTTCGCGAGGGAACGACCGACGTAGAGCTCGCCCGGGACGAGCACCATCCGCGGATCCGGCGAGAACCAGAGGATCGGGTCCTCGTCGTACCAGGGAAAGACGCCCTGGGCGTACGCTGCGATCAGCCGCTCGGGCGAGAGATCCCCGCCATAGGCGAGCAGCCCGCGCTCGTCGACGTCCCGCGGATCCGGAAAGGGCAACGCCCGCACGAGCTCATCGATCAGACCGCGCGTCGTGCGAGGTCCCGACTCACTCATCGTGTCGCGCCCAATCGCCGGCCCTGCCTCATCGTGTCGCGCCCAATCGCCTGCGCTGCCTCATCGTGTCGCGAACTCCACCGCGTTGTCCGGCCACGGCTCCGTCGACTCGATCGCCGGCAGGATCTGCTCGACGCGATCGACGGACTGCCAGATGTCGAGGTGCTGATCGTTCATGAATCGTTCGGCGACGCTGCTCTCGAGCAGTTGGAAGAGCGGGTCGTAGAAGCCGTTCTGGTTCAGGATCACGATCGGGTGGGAGAAGATCCCGAGTCGCTTCGACGTGATCGCGTCGAAGAGCTCCTCGAAGGTGCCGCTGCCGCCCGGGAGCGTGACGATCGCGTCGGCGGTCTCCAGCATCAGGCGCTTGCGCGTCTGCATGTCCTCGACCAGCTCGAGCTCGTGGATCCCGTGATGGGCCCACTCCAGCTCGCGCATGAAGCGCGGGATGATCCCGACGACGCGGCCGCCCTCCTCGAGGGCCGCATCGGCCATCGCCCCCATCGAGCCGACGGCACCCCCGCCATACACCAGCGTGTGACCCGCCCGCGCGATCTCACGGCCGAGGGTCGCCGCGGCGTCGTGGAAATGCGGCGCGCAGGCGGTGCTCGAAGCACAGAAGACGAGAATGCGGCGCGCCCGGGCGCTCTCTGCGGTCATCGCGGCCTCACGCCCCCGCTGGGCGCCCAAGTTGACGGGGTTCCGGATCGCCCGTAGGTTTGCGGCTTCAGGTCTGAATTCAAGGGGTTGATTTCAGGCACTTGCAGACCCTTTCCTAGGCCGGACCCCGCGCCTTTTCCTGGGCCGGACCCCGCCGTTTCAGGCGGATGCCTGTAGCACGATTCGGGATGCCCCCGTGGCTGCCGAGTCGTTCGCCGGAAAGCACTCGTGAAACGCGGGTGGTTGTTGCTAAGTGCCCCTTCTTGATCGAGAAGTGTCGACGTCTCGTCCGTCCGCGTTCGCGCGTGCGGTCGCGTGACGAAGCGAGCGGAGCTTCGAATCCGCCCGCCGAGGAACGCGACGTACGTGCGGGCTTCGTTTCCCTCCGACCCGGGAAGCGAGGGCGCCGTGCCCCGACGACCTCGATCGAAAGCGAGAACACATGTCCGATCGAAACGATTTTCCGGAAGAGCCCAGCGATCGCGGGAACGCGACGAGCTCCGTCCACGCCGGCGAGCTGCGACAGCAGGAAGCCAACGCGATCACGACGCCGATCTACCAGACGTCGACCTTCTGGTTCCGCAACTCGAAGGAGGTGACGGACTACCAGGAGGGCAAGAGCGACCGCGAGGAATACGGTCGCTACGGCAACCCGACCTGGGCCGCCGTCGAGCGAAAGATCAGCGCTCTCGAAGGCGGCGAAGAGACGGTCCTCTTCGCGTCGGGCATGTGCGCCGCCACGACGACCTTCATGGCGCTGCTCGACGAGGGCGACCACCTGATCGTGACGAGCGACTGCTACCGCCGGACGCGTCAGTTCATCGAGCAGTTCCTCTCGCGCATGGGCGTCGAGACGACCGTGATCGAACCGTCGAATCTGGAAGCCTTCCGCGAGGCGATCCGGCCGAACACGAAGCTCTTCTTCACCGAGTCGCCGACCAACCCGTACCTGCGCGTGGTCGACGTCCCCGCGTTCGCCTCCGTCGCGCACGCCAAAGGCGTGAAGATCATCATCGACTCGACCTTCGCGACGCCGGTGAATCACAAGGCGCTCTCCGACGGCGCGGACCTCGTGCTGCACAGCGCGACCAAGTACCTGGGCGGCCACAACGATCTGCTCGCCGGCACGCTGACCGGACCGAACGAGCTCGTCGATCCGGTCCGCAAGGCGCTCGGCGTCCTCGGCGGGATCATCGACAGCCACGCGGCCTGGCTCCTGCTGCGCGGGATCAAGACCCTCGACATCCGCATGGAGCGCCACAACGCCAACGGCCTCGCCCTCGCGCAGTACCTCGAGAAGCACCCGAAGGTCAGCAAGGTCTTCTACCCGGGCCTCCCGTCCCATCCCGACCACGAAGTCGCCGAGCGCATCATGAACGGCGCCGGCGGCGTCGTCACGTTCGAGATCGATACGGACCTCGAGGGCGCGATGCGCTTCATCGACGCGACGACGATTCCCTACCAGGCGCCGAGCCTGGGCGGGGTGGAGAGCCTGATCGAGCTCCCCGTCACGATGTCCTTCTGGGACAAGCCGAAGGAAGAGCGCCTGCGCCTCGGGATCACCGACACGCTCGTTCGATACGCCTGCGGCATCGAGAACGCCGACGACATCATCGCGGACATCGAGCAGGCCCTCGGCAAGGTGTGACGTGCGCCGCTGAATCGTCTTCATTCCTCGACGATTCGACGCCTTCCTGCGCTTTTCTTACATGGGAAACAGGACGCCTGTTAGGGTGGTCCGACCTGGGAAGAGTCGCGAGGCGTGCGCCTTCGCGACGCTGAGCGCTATGTCGTCGCATTTCGAGCAGAGATCGACCCCGGCGTAGCGCTCTGAAGCACATCAGAGGGAATCGGTTTCATGAAGCTCTTCAAGCTCGCGCTCCGCAAGTCCGCTCGTCGCTCGACCACGCCGTTTCTCATGGCGATCGTCGGCCTCCTCGCCTTCGGCACACAGGCTTCGGCCGCGCCGATCTTCGACTACTTCGGCCCCCTCGACGAAGCGACCTTCGGCGGGACGGGGATCCCGAACGACGAGGTCGCCGTCGCTTCGCAGTTCGTCGACGGGGACAACCTGATCACCGTCGCCCTGAGCGCGACCCAGCGCTTCTCGAACCCGGCGCTCACGAACGACGGGGCCGGCACCTACCTCGCCACGCCGGGCAGCAACTTCGGCGGCGCGGGCGAGAGCACGAACGAGGGCGCACTCTGGAACTGGAACTACTTCATCCGCGTCGAGAACATGTCGGGCGGCTCTCCGCAGCTGACCGACTACCAGATCGATCTCTACTACGACTTCGATCCGGCCTTCGACAACGCGCTGCCCTCGCTGGGGCGGATCGACGTGACCGCGTCGCTGCTCGCGACGGCGCCGCCCGGAACGACCCTGGTCGAAGACTCCCAGAACCTCCTCTTCGGCTTCCTCGCGGTCGACGCGCCGCCCTTCGTCGACGCGCCCGGCGGCAGCTTCGACCAGAACGCCCTCGGTGAGTACAACTTCGCGATCCAGGTGAGCAGCCTGGGCTTCGGCGTGGAGACGGTCGCGATGGACGTGCAGGTCGTCCCGGAGCCGGGCACGGCGCTGCTCGTCGGCCTCGGCCTCGGCCTGCTGGCGTCGCGCCGCCGCGCGGGAGCCTGATCGACGCCCGGAAACGCGCGCGACCCCGAGGCGGGACGGACGCTCTTCACGTTCCAGGCGAACGAGGGCGCGCGAAGGTTCTACGAACGCGAGGGCCTCGAGGCCATCGAGTTCGGCGTGGCTCCTCCGCCCGAGAACGAGCCCGACGTACGCTACGCGTGGCGGCCTTGATCGGCCCGACCGGCTCCGCTCAGGCCTCGAGCAGCGGAAGGTCGATCTCGACGCGCACGCCCTTCCCGTCGCTCGACTCGATCTCGATCTCCCCGCCGAGGTCCTTCACGAGTCCGTGGACGACGGAGAGGCCGAGTCCGGTTCCGCCGCGATCGAGCCGCGTCGTGAAGAAGGGATCGAAGGCGTGCTCGAGGACGGCGTGGTCCATGCCCGGTCCGTCGTCCGCCACCGAGATGATCGCGGAGCGACCGCGCCGCTCCGTCTCGATCCGGATCTCGATCGGTTCGTCCGACGAGAGCGCGGCGTTCTCGACGAGATTGGTCAGGATCTGATCGACCGCGACCGGGTTCATCGCGACGAGCAGCTTCTCTTCGCAGAGCGCCGTCTGGATCGACGCGTCCCGCCGGCTGACCTGGGGCCGCATCAGCCGGACCGACCGACGGACCGCTTCGTTCACGTCACCCTGCCACCGCGACATGGGTTCGTTGCGCGAGAACTGCAGGATGCTCTTCACGATGTCGCCGCAGCGCGCGGCCTCCTCGACGATCCGGTCGAGCGCTTCGGCCAGATAGCGCTCGCTCGCGGTTCCGTCGTCGATCTCGGCGAGACTCGTCTCGGCGATCATTCTGATCCCGCCGATCGGGTTGTTGATCTGGTGGGCGATGCCCGCCGCGAGGGTCCCCACCGAAGCGAGCTGTTCCTGCTGTCCGATGCGCTCGCGCGAGGCCTCCAGCTCGAGGCCCTGCTGCTCCAGACGCTCACGCATGTCGCGCAGCGACCGCTCGTGAACGCGCTTGCGATCACGGATGTCGACCGCGTGGACGAGCCAGTGCCGGCGCCCGTCGACCGACAAGGTCTCGATCGAGGCCAGGAGATCGATCGCCTGCCCCTCGCGATCGAGGAGTCGGGACTCGATCGCTTCCGCGCCTCCCGTCTCGATCACGTGTTCGCCGAGCCGGCGCATGTCATCCTCGTTGAACCACGCACCGAGCTCCGAGAGCGAGCGCCCGACGGCTTCGTCGCGATCCCAACCCATGAGGCTCGTGAAGCGTTCGTTCACCTCGACGACCTTGCCGTTCTGCAGGTCGACCAGGAAGAGCATCGCCGGCGTTCGCGCGAAGACGGTCGCGAGCAACGCCTCGCGCTCCGCGAGCGACGTCTCCGTACGAGAGCGGCTCTCCGCTTCCTCGCGGGCCTTCGCCAGCGCAAGCTCGGCGCCGATCTCCGCGCGCGAGCGCTGACGGTCGATGAAGCCGCCGACTCCACCGATCAGGACGACGATGATCACGCAGTTCCAGACGAGCGTCCGCTCGGCAACATCGAGGGACCCGGTCAACGCGAGGGCGGTGAGCGTGACCCCGGCGAGCGGCGTCCAGATCATCCCACCCCGATATCCGAGCGCGAGGATCGCGCTGAACGGGATCGACACGAGTCCGATCGGAACCCGGATGGCCTCGGGCGAGAAGAGGGGACTCGCGATCATCCCGATCGCGGTGAAGCCGAGAATCGCATGCGCCACGGGCTCGGGTCGGCACCGTCCCAGGCGAAGCCCGAAGAGACACCCGAGGATCAGGAAACCGTACGTCGCGGTGAAGAGCGCGCGGGGCAGATCGCCGGCCGTCGCGTGAACGATCCCCGACGACAGCCCCGCCGAACAGGAGAGGAACGCCAGAATGATCGTGACCGACCGCCGCCGTCGAAGCTCCGCAGCCGCGAAACGAGGCGCTTCCCCCCGTTCATCCGCGACGTCGATTGCAGACCCACTCGATTTCGACTCACCCCAGGATTCGAGATGCGGATCTCGCATGGCGGAAGCGTACCGCCTTCGCCCCTGTTCGCTCGACTCCCCCGACGAGCGAAACCGGCCATGTTCCGGCGTCCGGCGGACCACCCGCGCCCACCCCGAATCGGGCGCGTGGGGCGAAAAAGAGTCGTCAGCGGTCAGCGGCTCGCGCTGACGGCGCGCTCTGCGCGTGTATCAGAAAAGCCGCGCCTGCTCTTCCACCTGCGTCGGCAATGCCTGCTCCATCGCGAGCAGCCGGGCCTTCAGGTCCAGCCCGCCCGCATAACCCTGGAGCGCCCCGCCGCGCGCGATCACGCGGTGGCACGGGATCACGAGCGGGATCGGGTTCGCGCCATTGGCGGCGCCGACCGCGCGGACCGACTTGGGGTTGCCGATGTCTTCGGCGATGTCGGAGTAGCTGAGCGTCTCGCCGTAGCCGATCTTCGCCACGTGCTTGTAGACGGAGCGCTGGAACTTCGTCGCGCGGAGGTCGAGGTCGATCTCGAAGGTCCGGCGCGTGCCCTCCGCGTACTCCATCAGCTGGTCGATGATCGGATCGTTCGGCGTCCGCCGGTCGACGACCTTCGCGTCGGGGGCGTGGGTCTTGAGCCAACCCCCGAAGCCCCTTCCGCTCTCGTTCGGCAGCTCGACGTAGGCGAGACCCTTGTCCGAGCTGGCGATCCGAAGCGGACCGAGGGGAGTGGAGAACCGGGCGGTGTAGAGGGTTTCCATGTCGACGAGTCTACCGGAGACGACACCACTTCGTGACGAAAAACCCGGCGAATTGTCGCCGTTTTCGGACGCGGCCTCACCGCGGTCGCCGAGCGCCCGCAGGCGAAGGCAAACTCGCCGAGCGCCCGCAGGCGAAGGAGAAGGACTAGTCCGCCGCGAGCTCTTCGTCGGTGATCTCGAGGCGCTTCACCATCTTCTGGAGCGATTGCCGGGGGATGCCCAGGCGCTCCGCCGCGCCGCTCTTGCTCCCGACCTCGCGAATCGCGCGGATCAGCATGTTCCGCTTCAGGCGATCCACCGAGCGGTTGAGGTCCCAATCCTCGATCTCCACCGCCATCCCGCTCGCGAGCGCGAGCGCGTCGTCTCCCCCGATCGCCGAACCGCCCACGCCGCCACCACGCACGTGCTCCGAGAGATCGTCGAGCCCGATCGTCTCGTCGGGCCCCGCGAGCGCCGCCGTCCGTTCGATCTCGTTCGCGAGCTCCCGGATGTTGCCCGGCCACGCGTAGCCGACGAGCCGGTCCATCGCGGCGTTCGAGAAGCCCACGAACGCCCGGCCCATCCGCTTCGAGGCCTCGTCGAGGAAGTGGTGGGCGAGCGCGGGGATGTCCGAGCTCCGATCACGCAGCGGCGGGAGCGTGATCTCGACGACGCGCAGCCGGTAGTAGAGATCCTCCCGGAAGCGGCCCTCCTCGACCATCTTCTTCAGGTCCCGGTTCGTCGCCGCCACGACCCGCACGTCGACGGTCCGGGTATCCGAGGACCCCAGCGGCCGGATCTCGCCGTCCTGGAGCACGCGCAGCAGCCGGACCTGCATGCCCGGCTCGGTCTCCCCGATCTCGTCGAGGAAGATCGTGCCGCCGTCGGCGACCTCGAAGAGCCCCTTCTTGTCGGCGTGGGCGCCGGTGAACGAGCCGCGCTTGTGACCGAAGAGCTCGCTCTCGAGGAGCGTGTCCGGAAGCGCGCCACAATTCTGGGCGACGAATTTGCGATCCTTGCGCGGTCCTGCGTAGTGGATCGCCCGGGCCAGCAGATCCTTGCCGGTCCCGGTCTCCCCGGTCAGGAGGACCGTCGCGTCGGTCTGCGAGACCTTCTGGGTCACGTCGAAGATCTTCCGCATCGCCGGGGCGTCGCCGATGATCCCGTCGAAGGAATACCGCGCCTCGACCTCGCCGCGGAGATAGACGTTCTCCGCCCGCAGCCGCTCGTTCGCCTCGGCAAGGGCATCCGCGAGCTGGGCGTTCTCGTTCGAGAGCTCGTAGACCTCGAGGCCCCGCTTCACCGCAATCCGGAGATCGTCCGGCTCCCAGGGCTTCGGGATGTAGCGCCAGATGCGCCCTTCGTTGATCGCGGCGATCAGGGAAGGCATGTCCGCGTAGCCGGTCAGCATCATCCGGACGGCGCGCGGGTTCCGCTCGATGACCTTCTCGAGGAACTCGACACCGCTCATGCCGGGCATCACCTGGTCGGAGATGACCAGCGCGATGTCCTCGCCGCGGTCGAGGATCTCGAGGCCGGCCTCGGCGCTCGTGGCGGTGAAGACCCGGTACTCGAGGCCGAGGGTGAGCTCCAGGCTCTCGAGGATCGCCTCCTCGTCATCGACGATCAGGATCCCGAAGGCCTTCTCCTCGTCTGCGTTCGGTCGTGCGCCCTCGATCCCGGCCATGCGGGGACGTTACCGCAACCGGCTACGCCCGGATCCGAGCCCCGATGCGCGCCGGGATCCTCGGCCGGGCTAACGGGCTGCGACGAGAGCCTCGACGCGATCGATGAAGACGGCTTCGAGCTTCGTTGCGTCGAGGGCGTTGATCTCCTGGACGCCGGTCGGACTCGTGACGTTGATCTCGGTCAGCTTGTCGCCGATCACGTCGATCCCGACGAAGAAGAGGCCCTGATGCTTCAGGAAGGGGCCGACCCTCGCGACGATCGCGCGGTCCGCGTCGGAGAGCGGGGCCTTCGCCGCCGATCCGCCGACGTGGAAATTCGCCCGGCTCTCGGCGGCGGTCGGGACGCGCAGGACCGCTCCGATCGGCTCGCCCTCGAGGAGCAGGATCCGCTTGTCGCCCTGCCGGATCTCGGGGACGTACTCCTGGGCCATGATCGCGCGGCTGCCGAACTCGGTGCTCTGCTCGAGGATCGAGTTCAGGTTCCGGTCGTCCTCGGTCAGGTGGAAGATCCCTTCGCCGCCCTTGCCGTCGAGGGGCTTGACGATCATCTGCCCGCCGAGCTCCTTCATGAACGCCTTCAGCTCGCCGATCCGGCGCGTGACCCGGGTCGCGGGCATGAGATCGGCGAACTGGGTCGCGAGGAGCTTCTCGTTGTAGGCGATGACCGAGGCGGGGCGATTCAGGACGAGGGTGCGCTGGCACACATCGAGGATCTGGGTCGCGACGATGAAGTCCCGGTCGACGGGCGGGTCCTTGCGCTGGAAGGCGACGTCGACCTCCTCGTCGAAATCGACCACCCGGGCCTCGCCGCGGGTGACCGGGGCGTCCCTCGAGAGGTCGAGTGTGATGGGCGTACAGCGTGCGCGGACGCGGCCCCGGTCGATCTCGAGATCCGCCGGATCCACGTAGAGGACGGTGTGCCCCCGCTCCTGGGCCTCCCGCATCATCACGATCGTGGTCGATCCCGCCATGGGCTCGGCCTCGACGGGGTCCATGACGAAGGCGAGGACCAGGGTCGGTGACGCGGGGGAAGCGGGGGGCATTCTGAACTCCAGTCGGGCGGCGGGCGTCCGATCCAGGCCTTCAGAGGCCTCCGGACGGGGCCGGTCGCGGTCGCCGGCGCCGAATCGGTAGCGCACGGGCCGAGGCGTCGGCTAGTTTCTGCAAACACTGGAGTTCACATGGCTTTTTTCCGGTCCGGGGGGATCCGGATCGCCCTCGTGATGCTCGCGGTCGTGACCGTCGGCGCCGCGGTCGGCGCGCTGGCGCTCTACGTCTGGCTGATGCGGGACCTGCCCGATTTCCACAGCCTGGACGACTACGACCCGCCCGTCGTTTCCGAGGTCTACGATCGCGAGGGCCGTCTGATCGGTGAGTTCTACACCGAGAAGCGACGGCTCGTCCCGATCGACGAGATCCCCCGCCACGTACAGCTCGCGTTCGTCGCTGCCGAGGACGGTGCCTTCTTCGAACACGAAGGCATCGATCTCGTCGCGATCGCCCGTGCCGCGATCAACAACCTGCTCGCCCAGCGGATCACCGGCGGGGCGTCCACGATCACCCAGCAGATGGTGAAGAGTCTGCTGCTCACGCCCGAGCGGACCTACACGCGGAAGATGAAGGAGATCATCCTCTCGCGGCAGATCGAGCAGAACTTCACCAAGGACGAGATCCTCTACCTCTACCTGAACCAGATCTACTTCGGCGGTGGCGCCTGGGGCGTCGGCCAGGCCTCGCGGACCTACTTCGGGAAGGACGCCCAGAGTCTGACCGTCTCGGAAGCCGCGATGCTCGCAGGTCTGGTCCAGCGCCCCTCCGCCTACGACCCGCGCCGCAACTTCGACGCCGCGGACGCTCGGCGCCGCTACGTGCTCGGCCGGATGCTCGGCGACGGGCACATCACCCAGGAGATCTACGACCGCGAGATCGACGTCCCGCCCGTCATCGAGCGCCACCCCGACCTCGAGAATTTCGGCGTCGCCGGCCACTTCACCGAGGAGGTCCGCCGCCTCCTCTTCGAGCAGCTCGAAGGCGACCAGGTCCTGAACGACGGCCTGCGGATCGA encodes:
- the aat gene encoding leucyl/phenylalanyl-tRNA--protein transferase; translated protein: MSESGPRTTRGLIDELVRALPFPDPRDVDERGLLAYGGDLSPERLIAAYAQGVFPWYDEDPILWFSPDPRMVLVPGELYVGRSLAKRLRAVPYRISMDEAFPDVIRACRETPRPDQDGTWITPDMVDAYCRLHALGFAHSVEAWQEEGGGERLVGGLYGVSLGRAFFGESMFAHADDASKIAFATFVSQLERWGFAFVDCQMATEHLARFGAVEWTREAFLDRLEAALATETRRGAWRFDDAVTD
- a CDS encoding TIGR00730 family Rossman fold protein, yielding MTAESARARRILVFCASSTACAPHFHDAAATLGREIARAGHTLVYGGGAVGSMGAMADAALEEGGRVVGIIPRFMRELEWAHHGIHELELVEDMQTRKRLMLETADAIVTLPGGSGTFEELFDAITSKRLGIFSHPIVILNQNGFYDPLFQLLESSVAERFMNDQHLDIWQSVDRVEQILPAIESTEPWPDNAVEFATR
- a CDS encoding aminotransferase class I/II-fold pyridoxal phosphate-dependent enzyme, which produces MSDRNDFPEEPSDRGNATSSVHAGELRQQEANAITTPIYQTSTFWFRNSKEVTDYQEGKSDREEYGRYGNPTWAAVERKISALEGGEETVLFASGMCAATTTFMALLDEGDHLIVTSDCYRRTRQFIEQFLSRMGVETTVIEPSNLEAFREAIRPNTKLFFTESPTNPYLRVVDVPAFASVAHAKGVKIIIDSTFATPVNHKALSDGADLVLHSATKYLGGHNDLLAGTLTGPNELVDPVRKALGVLGGIIDSHAAWLLLRGIKTLDIRMERHNANGLALAQYLEKHPKVSKVFYPGLPSHPDHEVAERIMNGAGGVVTFEIDTDLEGAMRFIDATTIPYQAPSLGGVESLIELPVTMSFWDKPKEERLRLGITDTLVRYACGIENADDIIADIEQALGKV
- a CDS encoding PEP-CTERM sorting domain-containing protein (PEP-CTERM proteins occur, often in large numbers, in the proteomes of bacteria that also encode an exosortase, a predicted intramembrane cysteine proteinase. The presence of a PEP-CTERM domain at a protein's C-terminus predicts cleavage within the sorting domain, followed by covalent anchoring to some some component of the (usually Gram-negative) cell surface. Many PEP-CTERM proteins exhibit an unusual sequence composition that includes large numbers of potential glycosylation sites. Expression of one such protein has been shown restore the ability of a bacterium to form floc, a type of biofilm.), encoding MKLFKLALRKSARRSTTPFLMAIVGLLAFGTQASAAPIFDYFGPLDEATFGGTGIPNDEVAVASQFVDGDNLITVALSATQRFSNPALTNDGAGTYLATPGSNFGGAGESTNEGALWNWNYFIRVENMSGGSPQLTDYQIDLYYDFDPAFDNALPSLGRIDVTASLLATAPPGTTLVEDSQNLLFGFLAVDAPPFVDAPGGSFDQNALGEYNFAIQVSSLGFGVETVAMDVQVVPEPGTALLVGLGLGLLASRRRAGA
- a CDS encoding ATP-binding protein translates to MRDPHLESWGESKSSGSAIDVADERGEAPRFAAAELRRRRSVTIILAFLSCSAGLSSGIVHATAGDLPRALFTATYGFLILGCLFGLRLGRCRPEPVAHAILGFTAIGMIASPLFSPEAIRVPIGLVSIPFSAILALGYRGGMIWTPLAGVTLTALALTGSLDVAERTLVWNCVIIVVLIGGVGGFIDRQRSRAEIGAELALAKAREEAESRSRTETSLAEREALLATVFARTPAMLFLVDLQNGKVVEVNERFTSLMGWDRDEAVGRSLSELGAWFNEDDMRRLGEHVIETGGAEAIESRLLDREGQAIDLLASIETLSVDGRRHWLVHAVDIRDRKRVHERSLRDMRERLEQQGLELEASRERIGQQEQLASVGTLAAGIAHQINNPIGGIRMIAETSLAEIDDGTASERYLAEALDRIVEEAARCGDIVKSILQFSRNEPMSRWQGDVNEAVRRSVRLMRPQVSRRDASIQTALCEEKLLVAMNPVAVDQILTNLVENAALSSDEPIEIRIETERRGRSAIISVADDGPGMDHAVLEHAFDPFFTTRLDRGGTGLGLSVVHGLVKDLGGEIEIESSDGKGVRVEIDLPLLEA
- a CDS encoding methylated-DNA--[protein]-cysteine S-methyltransferase, whose protein sequence is METLYTARFSTPLGPLRIASSDKGLAYVELPNESGRGFGGWLKTHAPDAKVVDRRTPNDPIIDQLMEYAEGTRRTFEIDLDLRATKFQRSVYKHVAKIGYGETLSYSDIAEDIGNPKSVRAVGAANGANPIPLVIPCHRVIARGGALQGYAGGLDLKARLLAMEQALPTQVEEQARLF
- a CDS encoding sigma-54 dependent transcriptional regulator yields the protein MAGIEGARPNADEEKAFGILIVDDEEAILESLELTLGLEYRVFTATSAEAGLEILDRGEDIALVISDQVMPGMSGVEFLEKVIERNPRAVRMMLTGYADMPSLIAAINEGRIWRYIPKPWEPDDLRIAVKRGLEVYELSNENAQLADALAEANERLRAENVYLRGEVEARYSFDGIIGDAPAMRKIFDVTQKVSQTDATVLLTGETGTGKDLLARAIHYAGPRKDRKFVAQNCGALPDTLLESELFGHKRGSFTGAHADKKGLFEVADGGTIFLDEIGETEPGMQVRLLRVLQDGEIRPLGSSDTRTVDVRVVAATNRDLKKMVEEGRFREDLYYRLRVVEITLPPLRDRSSDIPALAHHFLDEASKRMGRAFVGFSNAAMDRLVGYAWPGNIRELANEIERTAALAGPDETIGLDDLSEHVRGGGVGGSAIGGDDALALASGMAVEIEDWDLNRSVDRLKRNMLIRAIREVGSKSGAAERLGIPRQSLQKMVKRLEITDEELAAD
- the gshB gene encoding glutathione synthase, encoding MPPASPASPTLVLAFVMDPVEAEPMAGSTTIVMMREAQERGHTVLYVDPADLEIDRGRVRARCTPITLDLSRDAPVTRGEARVVDFDEEVDVAFQRKDPPVDRDFIVATQILDVCQRTLVLNRPASVIAYNEKLLATQFADLMPATRVTRRIGELKAFMKELGGQMIVKPLDGKGGEGIFHLTEDDRNLNSILEQSTEFGSRAIMAQEYVPEIRQGDKRILLLEGEPIGAVLRVPTAAESRANFHVGGSAAKAPLSDADRAIVARVGPFLKHQGLFFVGIDVIGDKLTEINVTSPTGVQEINALDATKLEAVFIDRVEALVAAR